The DNA region CCACGAGGAGCGGCGCCTCGGTCTCGATCCCGGCATCGTTGAGGCTGCGCATCACCTCCAGCCCCGCGAGGACGCCGAGGACGCCGTCGAACTTGCCGCCGGTCGGCTGGGTGTCGAGGTGCGAGCCGAAGGCGATCGGCTTCCGGCCCATGTCGCGACCCGGTCGCAGGGCGTACTGCGTGCCCAGGGCGTCGACCGACACGGTCAGCCCGGCCGCCTCGCAGGCCTCCCGGAACCAGTCGCGGACACGGCCGTCCTCGGCCGAGAGGGTCAGGCGGTTGATGCCGCCGGCCGGCGTTCCGCCGAATTCTGCGGTCTCTAGGATCGTCGCCCAGAGGCGCGCGCTGTTGGCGCGCAGGTTGTGGGTCTTGCTGAGGCTCATCTCGGCCATGCCGGTTCCTTTCACGGCGGGTGGCCGTGCGACGCAATCGTTATAGGCGGGCGCCGCCGACTTGGCAGCGCTCCCACCTGGCAGTTCACACGGTGAGCAACCGCGATGCCAAACGGGCCGGTCAGGCCGGAGGGCGCCGCACCGGGTTGGCGCGCAGCAGCGCGATCGCGTCGACATGAAGGGCGACGGCGATCTCGCCGAGGGCGCTCGCCTCGATGTTGCTGATCCCGTCCTGGTCGGCGACGTCCGCGGCAATCAGGAAGACGTTCTCGCGCTGGTTCGCGGGCCGCTCGGCGACCGCCGCGACGTGGCGCAGGTTCTCGGCCCGGCCGAGGCGGGTGCGGGCCCGGGCGATGCCCTCGTAGAGCTCCGTCTCCAGCATCAGCGCGTCGTAGCCCTTCATCAGGACCGGGTCGGCCTTCAGGCCGTGCAGGGCCGCGTCGAATTCCGGGCCCGCAACCTCGCCGTCGGCCACGATGACGTTGGCGGCGGCCGAGACCGCCGCGAGCATCAGCGCCTTGTCACCGGCATAGGCCGTCACCGTACGGCCGACATGACTGAAGAGGTCGCGCAGGAGGCTCATTCCGGAGGGTCGGCCGCGGAGTCTGGGTGGCTGCTGGGACGCGAGGGATAGCAGAGGTCGGCACGGAGGGAACCCGTCGCCCCGCGACCGGCCATAAATGGGCGGGACACCGGAGGCCAGACATCCTTCGGCAACATGGCCATGCGACTCGTGTCGACGACCGCGTCCTCGAACGCGGCCGACGGAACGCGGCCTCGACGATCCCCCCTCAGCCGATTCCGCGTCCGTCGTCACGCCGCCGGAGCGATGTTCGGGTGCCCCCCAGGCCCGGACTTCGAGCCGGCGGCGGTCTCCGCCGCGAGATGATCGACCACCGCCGACAGCGCCGCGCGCTCCCGCGCGCCCGACCGGCGCGCGGCGGCGAACACGCCCATCTGCCGGTCGGCGCTCGTCCCCTCCGCGACGATGCGCGTCGCGTGCGCGCAGGCTGCCGCGCAGCCCAGGGCCTCGGCATCCTCGGCGATGTCTGCGAGCAGAGTCTCGACCAGCGCGGCGACCGGCACGGTCCGGGCATGCGCCTCGTCGATGAGCGTCGCGCGGACGCCGTCGCACTCGGCCCGCCAGAGATTCTCCATGACGAAGCCGCGGGAGGCGGCGGTCAGGCCGGCATTGAGCCGCCTGTCCCGAACGACCCGGCGGGTGAGGCAGCGGAACAGCGCGGCGATGCAGAGGGCGTCGTCGAGGCGCGTGCAGCTGTCGGCGACCCGGAGCTCCAGCGTCGGGTACTTCAGCGACGCGCGCACGTGCCACCAGAGATAGCTGGCATCCGCGATTGCGCCCGAGCGGGTCATCACGTCGACGTAGCGGGCGTAGTCGTCGGCATCGGCGAACAGCTCGGGCACGCCGGTGCGCGGCAACTCGGCGTAGGCGCGCATCCGGTAGCCGGCGAGGCCGGTCTGCTGCCCCTGCCAGAACGGCGACCCGGTCGAGAGCGCGAGCAGCACCGGCAGGTACGGCAGCAGCCGGTTGATCAGCCCGATCCGCGCCGCGGGATCCGGAACCTCAACGTGCACGTGAAGGCCGCAGACGAGGTTGCGCCGACCGAGCATCCGGAGGTCGGCCATGATGCCGTGGTAGCGCGCCTTGTCGGTGGGGCGCTGGTCGCGCCACCGGGCGGTCGGATGCGTGCCCGCCGCGAAGGTCAGGATGCCGCGCTCGGCGCCGATCTCCGCGAGGTTGCCGCGCAGGTCCGCGAGATGCGCCCGCGCCTCGGCGAGATCGGCGGTCGGCGGCGAGGCCACTTCCACCTGGCACTGGAGCTGCTCGCGCTCGGCGTCGTCGAGGCGCGCCCGCACGGCGGCGTGGAAGGCGCGGAGGCCGGCGCGCGGCGTGCCCCGCGTGCGGGCATCGGCCAGGAAGAACTCCTCCTCGATGCCGAACCTGTAGGCGTGGGCCATCCGCGCTCCCTGCCCCGGACGGGCCGATCGTTGTCCAGCGAACGCCGCCGCACCGGCCGGTTTCCGGCCCGGTCGGCGGCGCGAGAAGCCTCAGTGCCAGAAGGGCTTGACGTCGAGGAGCTCGGACCGCGCGTCCGCGGCCTCATCGAGCAATTTCTGTGCCCCCGGGTCGTCCGGACCCGGCATCGGCGGCCCGGACAGGCTCTCGGTCATGGTCCGAGCCGTCTCCAGATCGTTGAGCGCGCCGAGATGGTCCTGAAGATCCGATAACGCGGCGGCGAACTTCTCCTGCCGGCGGACCGCCTTCTTCTTCCGGTAGAGGCCGGCGAAGAACTCCGCGCCGTAGCGGAGCTTCTTGGCGGCGATCCGCGCCCGGTGCCGCGTGTGCGCATCGAGGTGCCTGAGGCCGCGCCCGCGCTTCTTCAGGCGCGCACGCGCCTTGTCGAGAACCTGCGCGGCGAAGTGCCGTCCGTCGACGGCCGCGTCCGGCCCGGCTGCCCAGGACCCCGCCTCGATCCAGCCGGCGAAGTCGATGATGAGCGCGCGCCACTGCGGGCTCTCCAGGGTCGCCGACACCGCGTCGTACGCGGTGGCACGCTCCGCCTCGGCGCGGGCACGCAGGGCATCGAGGCCGGGCTCGTCGGGGCGCTGCTCCGCGATGTCCGGCAGCGTGTCGCTCAGGAACACGTCGAGGTTGCGGGCGTGGCCGAAGGGCTCGGTGACGCGCTTGATCTCGTCGTTGAAGGCCGCGGCGCGGGGATCGCCCTCGAGCATGGGTCCGAAGAGCGACAGCGCCGAGCGCAGGCGGCGCAGGGCCACGCGGATCTGGTGCAGCGCCTCGGGCGGCCGGCCGCCCTCCAGGAAGGCGGTCTCGTTGAGGCGCATGTGGCGCAGGCAGGCGCGCGCCACCCGGCGGAAGACCTCCCCGGCGCTCGCGCCCTCGGGCAGCTCGACCGACTCGGCCTTCACGACGCCCGGCCCTTTCCCGTCGAGCAGCGCGTAGCCGACCGCGCTCTTGGCTTTCACGCCGAGGCGCAGCGGCACGGTCTCGGCCAGTTCCCGCGCCAGCGCGAACAGGTCGGCCGGATCGCCGGACTGGAGTTCCAGCTCGAGCTCGCAGAGCGGCGCGTCGCCGGAGCTGGTCTCGACCCGCCCCTCGTCGAGGGTGACGAGCACGCGGGACTCGCCCTGGCTCACCGGGACTTCCCGGCGCATCACCACGGTAGCGAACAGCCGCTCCAGCGGCGCGTCGGCCTCGCGCAGGACCGGCTCGGCCGCCGTGTCGGCCCAGGCCGCGGGCTCCGGCGACTCGCCGCCGATCTCGGTCTCCCACTCGGCCCGGTCGAACAGGCCGACGCCGCCGCTCCCGGCCTTCACGGTCTGGATGTGGCGGCCGCCCTTGGCGCGGACGCGCAGGGTCAGACCGGCCTCGCGGAGGGCGCGGTCGGGCGTGTCGTAGTAGGTCGTGACCAGGAGTTCGGGCTCGGTCGCCGACGCGTCCTTCAACCGGGGATGGGACGCGAGCGCCGTCAGGTCCGGGCCGGCGCAATCGAGCTTCAGCTCGACCTCGCGGGGCTCCTCCGCGGCGTGGCTATCGGTATCGCTCATACGCTCCTCTTCGTCACCTGCCACCGCTAACGAGGCAGGGATGGGCTCCGGTTGCATCGCATCCTGAATCGCGTCGCGCGGCACCGGTATCGGGGCGTGACCGTCCGACGCACCCGCCGCAGCAAAGGCGGCGGCGTCCCCGCCGTCAAGCTGCCAGACCGCTCCTCAGGAGCCGCCGATGGATGCTGCGCTGCGTTAAAATCGCGCTTTCCCAAAACGGCACGGCGTGGCAAGACAAATTGTCCACAATTCATCTGCCTCGCAGCCCCGGTCCCGACCGCCCGGCGGCACACGGCGCCACGACGCGCCGGCGCGGCGGATTCCCCATCCGAGCGAGCGGTGCGCCCCTTGTGGACGGCGGCACCGTGGAGATGATCCGGTCGGTGGCTGCATTGAAGACACTCCTCGTCGGCGTGATCGGGCACGTCGATCACGGCAAGACGGCGCTCGTCCGCGCGCTCACCGGTGTCGAGACCGACCGGCTCAAGGAGGAGCGCGCCCGCGGCGTGTCCATCGTGCCGGGGTTCGCGCTGCTGACCTCCGGGCAGGGCGAGATCGATCTCGTGGACCTGCCGGGCCACGAGCGGTTCGTCCGCGCCATGATCTCGGGCGCCACCGGGATGCGGGCCGTCCTGCTGGCGGTGGACGCCCACGAGGGCATCAAGCCGCAGACGGTCGAGCATCTCGAGATCGCCGCGCTCATCGGCGTGCGCCGCGGCGTGCTGGCGCTGACCAAGGCGGACCTCGCGACGCCCGAGACCGTGGCGGCCCGCGCCGCCGAGATGGCCGCCGCGGCCGCCCGAGCCGGGATCGCGGCCGGCCCGGTCATCGCGACCTCGACCGTGACGGGTGACGGCCTCCCGGAGCTCGTTGCCGCCCTGTCGGCGCTGCTGGCCGAGACGGAGCCCGGCCGCGACGACGGTTTCCCCTACCTGCCGGTGGACCGGGTCTTCTCCCGGCCGGGCTTCGGCACCGTCGTGACCGGGACACTGCGGCGCGGCCCGCTCGCGGTCGGCGACACCGTCGAGATCGCCCCCGGCGGCCGCACCGCGACGGTGCGCGGCCTGCAGATCCACGGGCGCGCGGTGGAGCGCGCCGAGCCGGGTCGCCGCACGGCGGTCGCCCTGCGCGGGATCGACCTCGACGAGATCGCCCGCGGGCAGGCGCTGTCGCTGCCGGACCTGCTCGCGCCGAGCCCGTGGCTCGACGTGGCGATCACCGCGGCCGCGAGCCTGCCGGACGCCCTGGCGGGCGGCACGGCCTGTCGCCTGCTGTTCGGCACCACCGAGGTCGAGGCGCGGCTGCGGCTGCTCGACCGCGACGCCCTCGAGCCGGGTGCCAGCACCCAGGCGCAGCTCCATCTCGCCGAGCCGGTGGCGGTGCCGGCACGGGAGCCGTTCGTGCTGCGGCTCGACTCGCCCTCCGTCACGGTGGCGGGCGGCCGGATCCTCGATCCCGCGAGCCGCCGCCGCCGGCGCCACGATCCCCGGGTCATGGCCGACCTCGCCGCCCTGGCGGCGGGCGGACCCGCCGAGGCGATCACGGTCCGCCTCGGGCAGCTCGGCGCGGCCGGCGCGCCGCTGATCGACCTGGCCCGGATCGCCGGTGTGGCGCCGGACCGGGCCCGGCAGGTGCTCTCCGAAGGCGGCGCCCGCGCGATCGGTGACCGCTCCGTCGGGGCCGCGGCCTTCGAGGCGCTGCGCACCGGCACGCTGGCCGCCCTGGCCCACCATCACCGCGACTACCCGATGGAGCACGGCATCGCCCTCGAGCGCCTGTCCCGCGCGCTGGCGCTGCCCGAGTCGGTGACCGGCGCGGTCCTGCGCGACCTCGCGGCCGCCGGCGCGGTCGCGCAGGCGGGCGCCCTGTGGCGGCGGGCCGAGTTCGACCCCGCCCGGAACGAGAGCGAGGCCGCCCGCCGGCTGGAGCAGCTCTTCCGCCGCGCCGGCCTCAACCCACCCGACGAGGCCGAGGCCATCGGCCGCGACGTGCGCCGCCGCGAGGCGCTGACCTACCTCGTGGGAGCCGGCACGGTGATCCGCGCCGTCGACCGGGTCCAGCGCCGCGCCGTGCTGTTCCACCGGGAGGCGGTGGCCAGCGCCAAGACCCGCCTGATCGACGCCTTCCCGACCGCGCGGACGGCCGAGACCGGCTTCCTGGCCCGGGAGGCCGGCGCGTCCCTCGGAATCTCGCGCAAGTTCTCGATCCCGCTGCTCGAGCATCTCGACGCGACGGGGTTCACCCGCCGGGCCGGAGATCGGCGGGTGATCGTCGCTCTCGAGTCCGGACGCGCGGCCCCGGACGCGGGCTGACGCGACGCTGGCGAGCGCGCGGCCTGTTCGTGAGAAGCTTCAGGAACGCCGCGCCGCGCCGCGCCGCCCTCGCCCCGAGGCGTCCCGTGCCTGACCCCGACCCTCTCCCGCACGAGAGAGAGGGCGCGGCAGCGCGGTCAGGGCCGGCTCTAGTCGTCCGCGCCGAACCAGTCGCCGCGACCGGGCTCGTAGCACGTGTACCCGATCAGGCAGTTCGAGTTGTCGCGGGTCGGCCGGAAGGCGCGCCGCGCGATCTCGGTGGGCTCGCAGAACGAGCGGTCGCGGACGAACCGGTCGTAGGTCATCCCGCCGGTCCCGAGGACGAGGGCGCCCTGGGCCTGAATGAGGCGGATCGTCTGTTGGCAGGTCATCGTCGTGCTGGACGGTCGCGTCTGCGCCGCGACGGGCGACGCCGCTAGCACCAGGGCCGTCGCAATCCGGGTCATCATCGCCTGCGCCTCTGCTCGCGCCATCGGTCCTGCGAACAACCCGGCGCGGCGCCCGCCCGCGCTGCGTCGGCTCGCCGCAAGGCGACGCGGCCCCGGCCTAGTCCTCGAAGGCCTCGACGTGGACGGTCCCGGGCTCCTGGCGGCGGGCGCCCTCCTCGATCCGGGCGAGCTGCGCCTGCGCGCGGCCACAGGGGAACCCGTAGCGGGCGCGGACGCGATCGCTGGCGATGCCCAGGGCCAGACGGCTCAGGGCGACGAACTCGTCGACGGGGTAGTCCTGCCCGACCGCGAGGTGGTCCTTGATCACCAGCGACGGCGAGTAGCAGGCCTCGCGGGTCCCGTCCGGCCATCGGATGTGGAAGCGCATCTCAGGCATCGCGAGGCACCCGCAGAGTATTCCAGGCCGCCGCACCCGTGGCCGCCGCCATCAACGGCGCGTCCCCGGGCGCGAGTTCCGCGTAGGTCGGCAGATGGCGTGCCGCGCAGGCGTCCCAGACGTGCGCCCGGGCGACCTCCCGGCCGGCGTTGCGCAGCCGCGCCCGCCGGCTCGGGTCCAGGCTCGCCCGCATGGCGGCCGCGATCGCCTCGGTGTCCTCCGGGTTCACCGACAGGGCTTCGCCCGGGGCGATGTACTCGGTGAAGGGCGGCCGGCCCGACACGATCACCGGCGTGCCGCAGGCCATGGCCTCCAGCACGCACAGGCCGTAGCCCTCCGCCAGAGAGGGGCACACCAGGGTGTCGGCGAGCCGGTACAGGCCCGGCATGTCCGCCTGCGCCACGGCGCCGGTGCGGATCACCGGTCGGCCGGGGCCCACCTCGAGCCCCTCGCGCTCGAGGGCGGCGCAGCACCGCGCCTCGTACCCGGCACGATCGAAAGGCGACCCGCCGCCGGCCACGACGAGCTGCGCGCCCGGGCAGCTCCGGCGCAGCGCCGCGAAGGCCTCGATGATCGCCAGCGCGTTCTTGCGCGCCTCGAAGCCGCCGACACTGAGGAAGACCGGGCCGTCGCCGAGGCCGAGGCGGCGGCGGAGCGCGCCGTCCTCCGGCCCGGGATCGGGCGTGAAGGCCGCCCCGTCCACGCCGGTGCCGACCACGTCGGCCCGGGCGCCGTACTCGGCGGCCAGCGTCGCCGCCCAGGTCCGGCTGACGCAGAGCAGGCGCCCGGCATCGAGGATCGCGCGCTCCTCCCACTGCGCCAGCCGCGGGTCCGTGAACGTGTCGATGCGGTGGACGGTGCGCACGAAGCCCGCGATGAGGCGGCGGCGGGTCAGGGTGGCGAGCGCGTTCCCGCTGACGCGGCACTGGGCGTGGAAGACGTCGAAGTCGCAGGCGGCGGGAGTCGAGAAATGCGCGAGGTAGTCGGCGATCCGGGCGCCGACCAGCGCCGCGTCGGGTCCCGCGACCGGCTTGGCGGCGACCGAGATCACCGGACACTGCGCCGCGCGGAAGAAGCCGCCGCCGGTCGGATCGGGTGCGTGGACGACCGCCTCGTGGCCGAGCCTACCCAAGGCCTCCCCGAGAGCCAGAGCGTGGACGACGCCGCCGCGCGGGTCGGTCGAGTGCGTGAGGATCGCGATGCGCAAGCGGTCGACCATGGGACGGCTCGTGGAGCCCGCGGCCGGTCGAGGGAGGCGCCGCCCCGACCGCGCTCTCCGCCGCCCTCTCGGAGACGCGCCGGGAAGCGGTCGCATGGTTCATGCCGAGTCGGGCGCGAAGCGCTCGAAAGCCCGGACACCTCGACCGATGGTGCCGGTCGGCCGGGCAGATGTTGCCGGGAATCCTCGCGCAAGGGCGCATCTCCCAACTAACGCCTAATTTTGCGTTACGAATTCAGTTTGTTTTCAAACTCTGCCCGGAACCGCCCTTTTCAGGGCCCTGTGTCAGATTGTATCTACCGCTCACGAGAGCCGGAGCCGTCGGTCCCGTGTCCAAGTCGCTGAACACTGTCTTCCCCGCCCGCAGGATGCTGCGCCGCCTGGGTTTGTTGGGCGCCCTGCTGGTCCTCCCGACCGCGGTCCTCGCCTACGCGGACCTCCTGCCCGAATCCCTGGACATGCTGGGCTTCGACCTGGGCGACAGCCCGGACCTGCCGCATGTCGCCCGCCAGATCGCCATCGGCGCCCCGCTCAAGATCGTGGCCTTCGGGTCGTCCTCCACGGAGGGTGTGGGCGCGTCGAGCCCGGCCAACGCCTACCCGGCCCGGCTTCAGATCGACCTGCGCAAGAAGCTGCACGGGCTGGACGTGGCGGTGATCAATCGCGGCATCGGCGGCGAGCACGTCGACGACATGCTGGTGCGGCTCGACCG from Methylobacterium sp. NMS14P includes:
- a CDS encoding carboxylate-amine ligase — its product is MAHAYRFGIEEEFFLADARTRGTPRAGLRAFHAAVRARLDDAEREQLQCQVEVASPPTADLAEARAHLADLRGNLAEIGAERGILTFAAGTHPTARWRDQRPTDKARYHGIMADLRMLGRRNLVCGLHVHVEVPDPAARIGLINRLLPYLPVLLALSTGSPFWQGQQTGLAGYRMRAYAELPRTGVPELFADADDYARYVDVMTRSGAIADASYLWWHVRASLKYPTLELRVADSCTRLDDALCIAALFRCLTRRVVRDRRLNAGLTAASRGFVMENLWRAECDGVRATLIDEAHARTVPVAALVETLLADIAEDAEALGCAAACAHATRIVAEGTSADRQMGVFAAARRSGARERAALSAVVDHLAAETAAGSKSGPGGHPNIAPAA
- a CDS encoding CYTH and CHAD domain-containing protein, giving the protein MSDTDSHAAEEPREVELKLDCAGPDLTALASHPRLKDASATEPELLVTTYYDTPDRALREAGLTLRVRAKGGRHIQTVKAGSGGVGLFDRAEWETEIGGESPEPAAWADTAAEPVLREADAPLERLFATVVMRREVPVSQGESRVLVTLDEGRVETSSGDAPLCELELELQSGDPADLFALARELAETVPLRLGVKAKSAVGYALLDGKGPGVVKAESVELPEGASAGEVFRRVARACLRHMRLNETAFLEGGRPPEALHQIRVALRRLRSALSLFGPMLEGDPRAAAFNDEIKRVTEPFGHARNLDVFLSDTLPDIAEQRPDEPGLDALRARAEAERATAYDAVSATLESPQWRALIIDFAGWIEAGSWAAGPDAAVDGRHFAAQVLDKARARLKKRGRGLRHLDAHTRHRARIAAKKLRYGAEFFAGLYRKKKAVRRQEKFAAALSDLQDHLGALNDLETARTMTESLSGPPMPGPDDPGAQKLLDEAADARSELLDVKPFWH
- a CDS encoding MSMEG_0570 family nitrogen starvation response protein, whose amino-acid sequence is MPEMRFHIRWPDGTREACYSPSLVIKDHLAVGQDYPVDEFVALSRLALGIASDRVRARYGFPCGRAQAQLARIEEGARRQEPGTVHVEAFED
- the selB gene encoding selenocysteine-specific translation elongation factor, translated to MIRSVAALKTLLVGVIGHVDHGKTALVRALTGVETDRLKEERARGVSIVPGFALLTSGQGEIDLVDLPGHERFVRAMISGATGMRAVLLAVDAHEGIKPQTVEHLEIAALIGVRRGVLALTKADLATPETVAARAAEMAAAAARAGIAAGPVIATSTVTGDGLPELVAALSALLAETEPGRDDGFPYLPVDRVFSRPGFGTVVTGTLRRGPLAVGDTVEIAPGGRTATVRGLQIHGRAVERAEPGRRTAVALRGIDLDEIARGQALSLPDLLAPSPWLDVAITAAASLPDALAGGTACRLLFGTTEVEARLRLLDRDALEPGASTQAQLHLAEPVAVPAREPFVLRLDSPSVTVAGGRILDPASRRRRRHDPRVMADLAALAAGGPAEAITVRLGQLGAAGAPLIDLARIAGVAPDRARQVLSEGGARAIGDRSVGAAAFEALRTGTLAALAHHHRDYPMEHGIALERLSRALALPESVTGAVLRDLAAAGAVAQAGALWRRAEFDPARNESEAARRLEQLFRRAGLNPPDEAEAIGRDVRRREALTYLVGAGTVIRAVDRVQRRAVLFHREAVASAKTRLIDAFPTARTAETGFLAREAGASLGISRKFSIPLLEHLDATGFTRRAGDRRVIVALESGRAAPDAG
- a CDS encoding tellurite resistance TerB family protein — encoded protein: MSLLRDLFSHVGRTVTAYAGDKALMLAAVSAAANVIVADGEVAGPEFDAALHGLKADPVLMKGYDALMLETELYEGIARARTRLGRAENLRHVAAVAERPANQRENVFLIAADVADQDGISNIEASALGEIAVALHVDAIALLRANPVRRPPA
- a CDS encoding MSMEG_0565 family glycosyltransferase, whose amino-acid sequence is MVDRLRIAILTHSTDPRGGVVHALALGEALGRLGHEAVVHAPDPTGGGFFRAAQCPVISVAAKPVAGPDAALVGARIADYLAHFSTPAACDFDVFHAQCRVSGNALATLTRRRLIAGFVRTVHRIDTFTDPRLAQWEERAILDAGRLLCVSRTWAATLAAEYGARADVVGTGVDGAAFTPDPGPEDGALRRRLGLGDGPVFLSVGGFEARKNALAIIEAFAALRRSCPGAQLVVAGGGSPFDRAGYEARCCAALEREGLEVGPGRPVIRTGAVAQADMPGLYRLADTLVCPSLAEGYGLCVLEAMACGTPVIVSGRPPFTEYIAPGEALSVNPEDTEAIAAAMRASLDPSRRARLRNAGREVARAHVWDACAARHLPTYAELAPGDAPLMAAATGAAAWNTLRVPRDA